Proteins from a genomic interval of Pelagibaculum spongiae:
- the pyrD gene encoding quinone-dependent dihydroorotate dehydrogenase, translated as MIYSALRPLIFKLDPEQAHELTMKVLSLAGHLPIQHLKPGLWKPRKVMGLEFDNPIGVAAGLDKEGVAVDGLGAMGFGHVEVGTVTPRAQIGNPKPRLFRLPEHQAIINRMGFNNHGVDQLLENLASSRYSGVTGINIGKNFDTPISKAVEDYLICFDKVASRADYVTVNISSPNTQNLRDLQHGDALRDLLSQLKDAQLAKAEYCPIAVKLAPDLSEAELQQIVEIILQCELDGVIATNTTLSRNQVEQHQYGAEKGGLSGLPLKEVAAARLDSIVKQVNGRIAVIAAGGVMEPEDVMQRLDAGADLVQIYTGLIYQGPGFPRKIFSHTH; from the coding sequence ATGATCTACTCCGCGTTACGACCATTGATCTTCAAGCTTGATCCTGAGCAGGCGCATGAACTGACCATGAAGGTTTTGTCCCTCGCTGGCCACTTACCGATTCAACATCTCAAGCCCGGATTGTGGAAGCCTCGCAAGGTGATGGGTTTGGAATTTGATAATCCGATTGGCGTTGCTGCCGGTTTGGATAAGGAAGGGGTTGCCGTTGATGGTTTGGGCGCTATGGGTTTTGGCCATGTTGAAGTTGGAACGGTCACCCCACGAGCTCAAATTGGCAATCCGAAACCCAGATTGTTCCGTTTACCGGAACATCAGGCGATCATCAATCGGATGGGTTTTAATAATCATGGTGTTGATCAGTTGCTGGAAAATTTAGCTTCCAGCCGTTACTCAGGCGTGACCGGTATCAATATTGGTAAGAATTTCGATACACCTATCTCTAAAGCGGTAGAAGATTACCTGATCTGTTTTGATAAGGTAGCTTCACGAGCTGATTATGTGACGGTTAATATCTCATCGCCTAATACTCAAAATCTGCGCGATCTTCAACATGGTGACGCTTTGAGGGATTTGCTCTCTCAATTGAAAGATGCTCAGTTAGCGAAGGCAGAGTATTGTCCTATTGCAGTTAAACTGGCACCTGATCTTTCTGAAGCGGAACTGCAGCAGATTGTTGAGATCATATTGCAGTGTGAATTAGATGGTGTGATTGCAACCAATACCACCTTGTCCCGTAACCAAGTTGAACAGCATCAATATGGTGCAGAAAAAGGCGGTTTAAGCGGCTTACCACTTAAAGAGGTAGCAGCAGCTAGGTTGGATAGTATTGTTAAACAGGTGAATGGCCGAATTGCTGTGATTGCAGCGGGCGGTGTAATGGAGCCTGAAGACGTAATGCAACGACTGGATGCCGGTGCAGATCTAGTACAGATCTATACCGGGTTGATTTATCAAGGTCCGGGATTTCCCCGGAAAATCTTCAGCCATACCCACTGA
- a CDS encoding heme lyase CcmF/NrfE family subunit, protein MTAEIGHLSLIIALVMAMVQATLPLVGASKGTVKLMALARPAALGQFLFLVIAFVCLSQAFLHNDFTVRYVAQHSNSLLPWYYKLSAVWGGHEGSLLLWATLLAGWSAAVAAFSRDIPLAAISRVLAIMGMVAVGFLLFTVITSNPFDRLLPDFPLDGADLNPLLQDFGLIIHPPTLYMGYVGFAVAFAFALAALLSGRLDSAWARWARPWTTAAWAFLTIGIALGSWWAYYELGWGGWWFWDPVENASLMPWLAGTALIHSLAVTEKRGVFKSWTVLLAILAFSLSLLGTFLVRSGVLTSVHAFASDPTRGLFILMFLCVVVGGSFTLFAIKAPLLKGEGHYKPYSLESALLVNNLLFVVACMGVLLGTLFPLLADAMGNKVSVGPPVFNFMFVPLALGLLALMGFAPNLRWKQNDPRKLLPDYPILLLAAVAAGVGLPLALYGGADGGTFLGMTLVFWVLFGTIRQVKEKTKNAPSFFSGVRKLTPSYKGMLTAHIGVAIAIVGVVMSSAYSVEKTVRLEVGDKVASGPYEFIWQGVKEVRGANYTAAQGQLQVWKDGDMLTIMQPEKRSYTVNKNSMTEAAINTGWTRDLYVAMGEPLAGESWAVRIYYKPFISWIWGGALIMGLGGFWTITDRRYRARKPAKAKLAQGAKTA, encoded by the coding sequence ATGACCGCTGAAATAGGCCACTTATCGCTAATCATCGCTCTGGTGATGGCTATGGTGCAAGCAACTTTACCACTGGTTGGCGCCAGCAAAGGTACGGTTAAACTAATGGCGCTAGCTCGACCAGCAGCACTGGGGCAATTCTTATTTTTAGTAATTGCGTTTGTTTGCTTAAGCCAAGCGTTTTTGCACAATGATTTTACTGTTCGATATGTAGCACAACACTCAAATAGTTTGCTGCCATGGTATTACAAGCTTTCAGCAGTATGGGGCGGACACGAAGGCTCTTTATTATTGTGGGCAACTTTATTAGCTGGCTGGAGTGCGGCGGTTGCAGCATTTAGTCGCGATATTCCATTAGCGGCGATTTCTCGTGTGCTGGCGATTATGGGCATGGTTGCGGTGGGCTTTTTGCTATTCACCGTGATTACTTCCAATCCATTCGACCGGTTGTTGCCTGACTTCCCACTGGATGGTGCTGACTTAAATCCGCTGTTGCAGGATTTCGGCCTGATCATTCACCCACCTACCTTGTATATGGGTTATGTCGGTTTTGCAGTGGCGTTTGCCTTTGCTTTAGCGGCGTTGCTTTCTGGTCGTTTAGATTCGGCCTGGGCGCGCTGGGCACGACCATGGACTACTGCTGCATGGGCATTCCTGACTATTGGTATTGCATTAGGTAGTTGGTGGGCTTATTACGAACTTGGCTGGGGCGGCTGGTGGTTCTGGGATCCAGTTGAAAATGCATCGTTAATGCCATGGTTGGCCGGTACAGCTTTGATTCACTCATTGGCAGTGACTGAAAAACGAGGTGTATTTAAAAGCTGGACGGTGTTGTTGGCAATTTTGGCCTTCTCGCTCAGTTTGCTAGGCACTTTCTTGGTGCGTTCTGGCGTTTTAACCTCGGTTCACGCTTTTGCTTCTGATCCAACCCGTGGTCTGTTTATTTTAATGTTCCTCTGCGTCGTTGTTGGTGGTTCATTTACCTTGTTTGCGATTAAAGCACCGTTATTAAAAGGTGAAGGCCATTACAAACCCTATTCTTTAGAATCGGCGCTGCTGGTTAATAACTTGCTGTTTGTTGTGGCTTGTATGGGTGTGCTGTTAGGAACCTTGTTCCCGCTGCTGGCCGATGCAATGGGCAACAAGGTTTCAGTTGGGCCGCCAGTATTTAACTTTATGTTCGTTCCTTTAGCCTTGGGTTTGTTAGCTTTAATGGGCTTTGCACCGAATTTACGCTGGAAACAAAATGATCCTCGTAAATTATTGCCAGACTATCCAATTTTACTCTTGGCAGCAGTGGCTGCTGGGGTTGGTTTGCCGTTGGCACTTTATGGCGGCGCAGATGGTGGCACCTTTCTTGGCATGACTTTGGTTTTCTGGGTGCTTTTCGGAACGATTCGCCAAGTTAAAGAAAAGACTAAAAATGCACCGTCATTTTTTTCAGGTGTTCGGAAATTAACGCCTTCCTACAAGGGCATGTTAACGGCTCATATCGGTGTGGCGATTGCGATTGTCGGTGTGGTGATGTCGAGTGCCTACTCGGTTGAAAAAACTGTGCGATTGGAAGTCGGCGATAAAGTCGCATCAGGTCCATATGAATTTATCTGGCAGGGTGTCAAAGAAGTCCGTGGTGCGAATTATACTGCGGCTCAAGGGCAACTTCAGGTGTGGAAAGATGGTGATATGTTAACCATCATGCAGCCAGAAAAACGTTCATATACCGTGAATAAAAACAGCATGACTGAAGCAGCAATTAATACCGGTTGGACGCGCGATTTA